In Tenacibaculum pacificus, a single window of DNA contains:
- the rfbA gene encoding glucose-1-phosphate thymidylyltransferase RfbA, whose amino-acid sequence MKGIILAGGSGTRLYPITKGVSKQLLPVYDKPMIYYPLSVLMLAGIKEILIISTPNDLPNFEKLLGDGTDLGITLTYAEQPSPDGLAQAFIIGEKFIGNDDVSLILGDNIFYGHGLPEMLSSAINNVQNDKKATIFGYYVKDAKRYGVVDFDDNGNAISIIEKPENPKSNYAVVGLYFYPNNVIKIAKKVVPSERGELEITSVNQQYLKDKQLKVQLMGRGFAWLDTGTHDSLLEASQFIETIEKRQGLKVACLEEIALYMGYISKEKVRELAEPLKKNGYGQYLLNLVKEA is encoded by the coding sequence ATGAAAGGCATTATTTTAGCAGGCGGATCAGGAACACGCTTATATCCGATTACAAAAGGAGTATCAAAACAATTACTTCCTGTGTACGATAAACCGATGATTTATTATCCGTTATCAGTTTTGATGCTTGCAGGTATCAAAGAAATTCTTATTATTTCAACACCTAATGATTTACCTAATTTTGAAAAATTATTAGGCGATGGAACTGATTTAGGAATAACGTTAACTTATGCCGAACAACCATCTCCAGATGGATTAGCACAAGCTTTTATCATTGGAGAAAAATTTATAGGAAATGATGATGTTTCCTTAATTTTAGGCGATAATATTTTTTACGGTCACGGATTGCCAGAAATGTTATCATCTGCAATTAATAATGTTCAAAATGATAAAAAAGCAACTATTTTCGGCTATTATGTAAAAGATGCAAAACGTTACGGAGTCGTTGATTTTGATGATAATGGAAACGCAATATCAATTATTGAAAAACCTGAAAATCCGAAGTCAAATTATGCAGTTGTTGGATTGTATTTTTATCCGAATAATGTTATCAAAATAGCAAAAAAAGTAGTTCCTTCAGAAAGAGGAGAGTTAGAAATTACGTCTGTAAATCAACAGTATTTAAAAGATAAACAACTAAAAGTTCAACTTATGGGACGTGGTTTTGCTTGGCTCGATACAGGTACACACGATTCATTATTAGAGGCAAGTCAATTTATTGAAACCATCGAAAAAAGACAAGGTTTAAAAGTAGCTTGTTTGGAAGAAATCGCTTTATATATGGGCTATATTTCTAAAGAAAAAGTACGTGAATTAGCTGAACCGTTAAAAAAGAATGGCTACGGACAATATTTATTAAACTTAGTAAAAGAAGCCTAA
- a CDS encoding GNAT family N-acetyltransferase, giving the protein MKKMKVFRINSRHLQERVNWLNKPEIYSFLNMQYPIDIEQTQKWYEKITKDSSRIDFVFSQDNDVVAMTGLTSLDLQNQLVEFYIFVNPEFQGRGFGKKATVFSLNWAFTNYNINKIYLYTNDFNTKANDLYIKLGFELEGKLRQHKFKDGKNIDRCIYGLLRNDWEKMPYSTTNIQLEI; this is encoded by the coding sequence ATGAAAAAAATGAAAGTTTTTAGAATAAATTCAAGGCATTTACAAGAAAGAGTTAATTGGCTCAATAAACCTGAAATTTATTCTTTTTTAAATATGCAATATCCTATTGATATTGAACAAACACAAAAGTGGTATGAAAAAATAACTAAAGATAGTTCAAGAATTGATTTTGTGTTTTCTCAAGATAATGATGTTGTTGCAATGACAGGACTAACCTCGTTAGATTTGCAAAATCAATTAGTAGAATTCTATATTTTTGTAAATCCAGAATTTCAAGGTCGTGGATTTGGAAAGAAAGCAACAGTATTTAGTTTAAACTGGGCTTTTACGAATTATAATATTAATAAAATATATTTATATACGAACGATTTTAATACAAAAGCTAATGATTTGTATATCAAATTAGGCTTTGAATTAGAAGGGAAACTTAGACAACACAAGTTTAAGGATGGTAAAAATATTGATAGATGCATATATGGATTATTAAGAAATGATTGGGAAAAAATGCCCTATTCTACAACTAATATTCAATTAGAAATATAA
- the rfbC gene encoding dTDP-4-dehydrorhamnose 3,5-epimerase — protein MKFIKTVIADVVIIEPTIFKDERGYFYESFSQEKFDANIGENIETTNFIQDNESKSTFGVLRGLHFQKPPFAQAKLVRCNKGKVLDVVVDLRKKSATYGKHISVFLSEENKKQLFVPRGFAHGFVVLSEEAIFSYKVDNKYAPSHEDGILWNDKTFNIDWNIEQEKIILSAKDEILGTFENFDSPF, from the coding sequence ATGAAGTTTATTAAAACAGTAATTGCTGATGTGGTTATTATTGAACCAACTATTTTTAAAGATGAAAGAGGTTATTTTTATGAATCGTTTAGTCAAGAAAAATTTGATGCCAATATAGGAGAAAATATAGAAACGACTAATTTTATTCAAGATAACGAATCAAAATCTACTTTTGGAGTTTTAAGAGGTTTGCATTTTCAAAAACCACCCTTTGCACAAGCAAAATTAGTGCGATGCAATAAAGGAAAAGTTTTAGATGTTGTAGTCGATTTAAGAAAAAAATCAGCTACTTACGGTAAACACATTAGTGTTTTTTTATCCGAAGAAAATAAAAAACAATTATTTGTTCCAAGAGGTTTTGCGCATGGTTTTGTGGTTTTATCCGAAGAAGCTATTTTTTCGTATAAAGTAGATAATAAATACGCTCCTTCGCATGAAGATGGTATTTTATGGAACGATAAAACATTTAATATCGATTGGAATATTGAGCAAGAAAAAATAATTTTATCAGCAAAAGATGAAATTTTAGGAACATTTGAAAACTTTGATTCTCCTTTTTAA
- a CDS encoding ATP-grasp domain-containing protein, whose product MNILFTCAGRRNYLINYFKETLGEKGLVYAADMQATAPALIDADKAIIAPSIYDEGYIDFILDKVKEYNIKAVISLNDLELPIFSSNKDRFLELGVMPIVSNSEVINIAFDKWKTVEFLEKNGLKTPKTYIELAKAKEALVNGELKYPVVVKPRWGSGSIAVDFAEDEEELNLVYQLQSNKLKKSILATASKEDLGRAILIQEKIKGIEYGMDVLNDFEGNYYNTFLREKLSMRSGETDKAVSVINEKISNIGRIIGEKLKHIGNLDCDVFSDGKYFYVLELNPRFGGGYPFSHEAGVNTPAIYLDWLLGVKDVDKHNNYKAGVAFAKCDRLLNITKSL is encoded by the coding sequence ATGAACATACTATTTACATGCGCAGGTAGAAGAAATTATCTAATCAATTATTTCAAAGAAACTTTAGGGGAAAAGGGCTTGGTTTATGCGGCTGATATGCAAGCAACGGCACCTGCTTTAATTGATGCAGACAAAGCTATAATAGCCCCATCAATTTATGATGAAGGGTATATTGATTTTATTCTTGATAAAGTAAAAGAATATAATATTAAAGCAGTTATTTCATTAAATGATTTAGAGTTACCTATTTTTTCATCAAATAAAGACAGATTTTTAGAATTAGGCGTAATGCCTATTGTCTCAAATTCAGAGGTTATTAATATAGCTTTTGATAAATGGAAAACGGTTGAATTTTTAGAAAAAAATGGTTTAAAAACACCTAAAACTTATATCGAGTTAGCTAAAGCTAAAGAAGCTTTAGTTAATGGAGAATTAAAGTACCCTGTAGTGGTTAAACCAAGATGGGGAAGTGGTTCAATAGCAGTCGATTTTGCAGAGGATGAAGAGGAACTTAATTTAGTATATCAACTTCAGAGCAATAAATTGAAGAAGAGTATACTTGCAACAGCAAGTAAAGAAGATTTAGGAAGAGCAATATTAATACAAGAGAAAATCAAGGGAATTGAATACGGGATGGACGTTTTAAACGATTTTGAAGGTAATTATTATAATACTTTTCTTAGAGAAAAGTTATCAATGAGGTCTGGAGAAACAGATAAAGCGGTATCTGTAATCAATGAAAAAATATCTAACATAGGGCGTATTATCGGTGAAAAATTAAAACATATTGGAAATCTTGATTGTGATGTTTTTTCAGATGGAAAGTATTTCTACGTATTAGAATTAAACCCTAGGTTTGGAGGAGGGTATCCATTTTCACATGAAGCAGGTGTTAATACACCAGCTATATATTTAGATTGGCTTTTAGGTGTAAAGGATGTCGATAAACATAATAATTACAAAGCTGGAGTTGCTTTTGCTAAATGTGATAGATTATTAAATATAACAAAATCATTATAA
- a CDS encoding LysM peptidoglycan-binding domain-containing protein — protein sequence MRDIANRLNIKTRDLLRLNPDVGRRPSANTVIVIPNTETKKGTSSSNIAKEKEVITDKSEDKISENPVAIDSIKTVFKQTIYEYKTHTVKAGETVYRITKEYNVSKNDLIKWNPNYPGIQKNILNVGEVLNVNAIEKSITIDRKEVLEQFLTHTVKSKETVYSLTRFYNISKEELVRLNPEYAEIANNQLSVGQLLKIKSIGDVNPNENYSFYKDHIEENTSINLSILLPFKAKEYTEANAVDIFSKEKNSSAKLANMVTDFYLGSEIAIDSIKKQGININVNLFDTGNRGKNITSILAEEKLKDTDVVIGPFYSDKAEVIARKINVPVIFPHFSSSQDKFSATKLIKTAPDKKNYTDYLISHLKETYNGQQIFVVGDGEHDSNSKIYKIVPQLKSHDSIKKIHVLKPTKGYIKRSLFTSKMTPKKDNWVIITSNDNVAIADVLNSMIGIPDNVKVRVFAVEKHKSYDKIENNKLASVDFTYVSDAFTDESSKDVITFNKKYYKKNNTIPSDYAIKGFDITYDVLMRLASGNELLDTFNKGVSLRLENKFDYQKSSGSMSNKGLFIVKYNKDLSLTRLK from the coding sequence ATGCGAGACATTGCAAACCGATTGAATATAAAGACTAGGGATTTATTACGTTTAAATCCTGATGTTGGCAGACGACCAAGTGCAAATACAGTAATTGTAATTCCAAATACGGAAACAAAAAAAGGAACTTCTTCATCTAATATAGCCAAAGAAAAAGAGGTTATTACCGATAAATCTGAAGATAAAATTTCAGAAAACCCTGTTGCTATTGACAGTATTAAAACTGTTTTTAAACAAACCATTTATGAGTATAAAACTCATACAGTAAAAGCAGGTGAAACAGTATATCGAATTACAAAAGAATACAATGTTTCTAAGAATGACTTAATAAAATGGAATCCTAACTATCCAGGTATTCAAAAGAATATTCTAAATGTTGGAGAAGTTTTAAATGTAAATGCTATTGAAAAATCAATAACAATTGACAGAAAAGAAGTTTTAGAACAGTTTTTAACTCACACCGTAAAAAGTAAAGAAACCGTTTATAGTTTAACTCGGTTTTATAATATTTCAAAAGAAGAATTAGTTCGTTTAAATCCTGAATATGCCGAAATAGCGAACAATCAATTATCAGTTGGTCAGTTATTAAAAATAAAATCAATTGGAGATGTAAATCCAAATGAAAACTATTCTTTTTATAAAGATCATATTGAGGAAAACACAAGTATTAACTTATCTATTTTACTTCCTTTTAAAGCAAAAGAATACACTGAAGCTAATGCTGTTGATATTTTCAGTAAAGAAAAAAATAGCTCGGCTAAATTAGCAAATATGGTTACTGACTTTTATTTAGGTTCAGAAATAGCTATCGATTCGATAAAAAAACAAGGTATCAATATAAATGTAAATCTTTTTGATACCGGAAATAGAGGTAAAAATATTACTTCAATATTAGCTGAAGAGAAATTAAAAGATACTGATGTTGTTATTGGTCCTTTTTATTCAGATAAAGCAGAAGTTATTGCGCGTAAAATTAATGTTCCTGTAATATTCCCTCACTTTTCTAGTAGCCAAGACAAATTTTCAGCAACTAAACTAATTAAAACTGCTCCTGATAAAAAGAACTATACTGATTATTTAATTTCTCATTTAAAAGAAACTTATAATGGGCAACAAATTTTTGTAGTAGGTGATGGAGAACATGATTCTAATAGTAAAATATATAAAATTGTACCTCAATTAAAAAGTCATGATTCTATTAAAAAAATACATGTTCTAAAACCTACAAAAGGATATATTAAAAGATCATTATTTACTAGTAAAATGACTCCTAAAAAAGATAACTGGGTGATTATAACATCAAACGATAATGTAGCTATTGCTGATGTTTTAAATAGTATGATTGGTATTCCTGATAATGTAAAAGTGCGTGTTTTTGCCGTAGAAAAACATAAATCGTACGATAAAATAGAAAATAATAAATTAGCAAGTGTTGATTTTACATATGTATCAGATGCTTTTACTGATGAATCTTCAAAAGATGTAATAACTTTCAATAAAAAATATTACAAAAAAAACAATACAATTCCTTCAGATTACGCTATTAAAGGTTTTGATATTACTTATGATGTTTTAATGAGATTAGCATCAGGAAATGAACTATTAGATACTTTTAATAAAGGAGTATCTCTTCGTTTAGAAAACAAATTTGATTATCAGAAAAGCTCAGGAAGTATGAGTAATAAAGGTTTATTTATTGTAAAATATAATAAAGATCTTAGCTTAACTAGACTGAAATAA
- a CDS encoding glycosyltransferase family 4 protein has product MKKPKIIRITTVPGSLNSLLKGQSKFMSENGFEVVGVSSKGERLQQVAIEEQIRVEGIDMSRKITPLQDLKSLWKMYRFLKKEKPEIVHSHTPKAGTIGMMAAKLAGVPYRLHTIAGLPLMEATGKKRYLLNAVEKLTYACATKIYPNSKGLYDFILEQKFTSKNKLKVIANGSSNGINVEHFSPKQISEITKTELKESLGIKQQDFVFIFVGRLVSDKGINELVEAFQQIKDNTSKSVKLLLVGPEERELDPLDEKTIKLIDEDTNIIAVGYQKDVRPYFAIADALTFPSYREGFPNVVMQAGAMGLPSIVSDINGCNEIIEENKNGLIVSVKSVEVLSKAMLQMLENENLNSQLQQNSRKMIVNYYKQSVVWNALLEEYKILLNVKGKVL; this is encoded by the coding sequence ATGAAAAAACCAAAAATAATAAGAATTACCACCGTACCAGGCTCATTAAATAGCTTGTTAAAAGGGCAATCTAAATTTATGTCGGAAAATGGCTTTGAAGTGGTTGGTGTTTCTTCTAAAGGGGAACGATTACAACAAGTAGCAATCGAAGAACAAATACGAGTAGAAGGTATAGATATGTCTCGTAAAATAACCCCTCTTCAAGATTTAAAATCATTATGGAAAATGTATCGGTTTTTGAAAAAAGAAAAACCAGAAATTGTACATAGTCATACCCCGAAAGCAGGAACTATCGGTATGATGGCTGCAAAATTAGCAGGTGTACCATATCGTTTACACACCATTGCAGGGTTACCACTAATGGAAGCCACAGGTAAAAAACGATACTTATTAAATGCCGTAGAAAAATTAACTTATGCTTGTGCTACCAAAATATACCCTAATTCTAAAGGCTTATATGATTTTATTTTAGAACAAAAATTTACTTCAAAAAATAAATTGAAGGTAATTGCTAATGGTTCTTCTAATGGAATTAATGTAGAACACTTTAGTCCTAAGCAAATAAGTGAAATTACCAAAACAGAATTAAAAGAATCATTAGGGATTAAACAGCAAGATTTTGTTTTTATATTTGTTGGTAGGTTAGTAAGTGATAAAGGAATTAATGAGTTGGTTGAGGCTTTTCAGCAAATAAAAGATAATACAAGTAAATCAGTTAAATTACTATTAGTAGGACCAGAAGAAAGAGAATTAGATCCTTTAGATGAAAAAACCATAAAGTTAATAGATGAAGATACTAATATTATTGCAGTAGGTTATCAAAAGGATGTTAGACCCTATTTTGCAATTGCAGATGCTTTAACATTTCCTAGTTATAGAGAAGGATTTCCTAACGTAGTTATGCAAGCAGGTGCTATGGGATTGCCAAGTATAGTATCAGATATAAATGGATGTAATGAAATAATTGAAGAAAATAAAAATGGTCTAATAGTTTCAGTGAAAAGTGTAGAAGTATTAAGTAAAGCAATGCTTCAAATGCTAGAAAACGAAAATTTAAATTCTCAATTACAACAGAATAGCCGAAAAATGATTGTAAATTATTACAAACAAAGTGTAGTTTGGAATGCATTGTTAGAAGAGTATAAGATTTTGTTAAATGTCAAAGGTAAAGTATTATGA
- a CDS encoding DegT/DnrJ/EryC1/StrS family aminotransferase, whose amino-acid sequence MKNKIWLSSPHMGGSEQKYVQEAFDTNWIAPLGPNVNGFEKDLENYIGEKSNVACLVSGTSAIHLALILSEVGLNDDVICQSMTFSASANPIKYQGANPVFIDSEKDTWNMCPIALEEAIEKGISKGKKPKAIIVVHLYGMPAKMDEILAISKKYDISLIEDAAEALGATYKGQKCGTFGDFGILSFNGNKIITTSGGGALVCKSEKDKQKAIFLATQARDDAPHYQHSEVGYNYRMSNVVAGIGRGQMEVLDKHIGYRRANNEFYQELFKDVDGITVFKEPTKDYYSNHWLSAIIVDENITGFSREDLRLSLLEDNIESRPLWKPMHLQPVFESTDYYGTDVSEKLFNDGLCLPSGSNLTADDRNRIQEAVHKLLKK is encoded by the coding sequence ATGAAAAATAAAATTTGGCTTTCTTCTCCACATATGGGAGGTTCAGAACAAAAATACGTGCAAGAAGCATTTGATACGAATTGGATAGCACCACTTGGACCAAATGTAAACGGATTTGAAAAAGATTTAGAAAATTATATCGGCGAAAAGTCAAATGTTGCTTGTTTAGTTTCAGGAACATCAGCAATACATTTAGCTTTAATATTATCAGAAGTTGGTTTAAATGATGACGTTATTTGTCAGAGTATGACTTTTTCAGCATCGGCAAATCCGATTAAATATCAAGGTGCAAACCCTGTTTTTATCGATAGTGAAAAAGATACTTGGAATATGTGTCCGATAGCCTTAGAAGAAGCTATTGAAAAAGGAATATCAAAAGGAAAAAAACCTAAAGCTATTATTGTAGTTCATTTATATGGAATGCCTGCAAAAATGGATGAAATTTTAGCAATTTCAAAAAAATATGATATTTCTTTAATTGAAGATGCCGCCGAAGCATTAGGTGCTACTTACAAAGGGCAGAAATGTGGAACTTTTGGCGATTTTGGAATATTATCATTTAATGGAAATAAAATTATTACCACATCAGGCGGAGGTGCTTTAGTTTGTAAATCTGAAAAAGATAAACAAAAAGCCATTTTTTTAGCAACACAAGCAAGAGATGATGCACCACATTATCAACATTCAGAAGTAGGGTATAACTACAGAATGAGTAACGTTGTTGCGGGTATTGGTAGAGGACAAATGGAAGTTTTAGATAAACACATTGGTTATCGAAGAGCTAACAATGAATTTTATCAAGAGTTATTTAAAGATGTTGATGGCATAACTGTATTTAAAGAACCAACCAAAGATTATTATTCAAATCATTGGTTAAGTGCTATTATTGTTGATGAAAATATCACAGGATTTTCTAGAGAAGATTTGAGATTAAGTTTATTAGAAGACAATATAGAATCTCGCCCTTTATGGAAGCCAATGCATTTGCAACCAGTTTTTGAAAGTACTGATTATTATGGAACTGATGTATCTGAAAAATTATTTAATGATGGATTATGTTTGCCTTCAGGTTCAAATTTAACAGCTGATGATAGAAACAGAATTCAAGAAGCTGTACATAAATTATTGAAAAAATAA
- the rfbB gene encoding dTDP-glucose 4,6-dehydratase produces MKSILITGGAGFIGSRVVRLFSNKYPTYQIINLDALTYAGNLGNLTDVEDNLNYTFIKGDICDEVLVKSIFEDYNIDAVIHLAAESHVDRSISDPFSFVKTNVFGTLNLLENAKNSWKNNFEDKLFYHISTDEVYGSLKEIGFFTEKTAYDPHSPYSASKASSDHFVRAFHDTYGLPIVISNCSNNYGPNQFPEKLIPLFIDNIINKKILPVYGKGENIRDWLYVEDHAMAIDVIFHQGKTGQTYNIGGDNEWKNIDLIKLLIKEVDIALQNEIGTSDYLITYVTDRAGHDYRYAIDSSKLKNDLGWKPSLQFEEGIQKTIQWYLHNQEWLGNIAKKEVVILFEAISRFPHSLFFEEKSKKELKQMLQSGLEIFTLF; encoded by the coding sequence ATGAAAAGTATTTTAATTACAGGCGGTGCAGGATTTATTGGTTCACGTGTTGTTCGGTTATTTTCGAATAAATATCCAACATATCAAATTATTAATTTAGATGCTTTAACCTATGCAGGAAATCTAGGTAATTTAACAGATGTTGAAGATAATTTAAATTACACTTTTATAAAAGGAGATATTTGTGATGAAGTTTTAGTTAAAAGTATTTTTGAAGATTATAATATAGATGCTGTAATTCATTTGGCTGCGGAATCGCATGTTGACCGTTCTATTTCAGACCCATTTTCGTTTGTTAAAACAAATGTTTTTGGAACTTTAAACCTGTTAGAAAATGCCAAAAATAGCTGGAAAAATAATTTTGAAGACAAATTATTTTATCATATTTCTACAGATGAGGTTTACGGAAGTTTAAAAGAAATAGGTTTTTTTACTGAAAAAACAGCTTACGATCCTCATTCGCCTTATTCTGCATCAAAAGCATCATCTGATCATTTTGTAAGAGCTTTTCATGATACTTATGGTTTGCCAATTGTAATTTCTAATTGTTCTAATAATTATGGACCAAATCAATTTCCAGAGAAGTTAATTCCTCTTTTTATCGATAACATCATCAATAAAAAAATATTACCTGTTTACGGAAAAGGCGAAAATATTAGAGATTGGTTATATGTAGAAGATCATGCAATGGCAATTGATGTGATTTTTCATCAAGGAAAAACAGGTCAAACTTATAATATTGGTGGCGATAATGAATGGAAAAATATTGATTTAATTAAGCTATTAATTAAAGAAGTAGATATTGCACTGCAAAATGAAATAGGTACTTCTGATTATTTAATTACATACGTTACTGATAGGGCAGGACATGATTATCGATATGCTATTGATTCATCAAAACTTAAAAATGACTTAGGTTGGAAGCCTTCTTTACAATTTGAAGAAGGTATTCAAAAAACAATTCAATGGTATTTGCATAATCAAGAATGGTTAGGAAACATAGCAAAAAAAGAAGTTGTAATTTTATTTGAAGCAATTTCCCGCTTTCCGCACTCGCTTTTTTTTGAAGAAAAATCAAAAAAAGAGCTCAAACAAATGCTTCAATCGGGGCTAGAGATTTTTACTTTATTTTAA
- a CDS encoding sugar transferase: protein MYKNIFKRVLDLLLTVIGFTILFPVFLGLVLFLAIANSGKPFFFQVRPGKDEKLFKIIKFKTMNDKKDINGNLLPDSERLTKVGNFVRKTSLDEIPQLLNVLKGDMSLIGPRPLLVSYLELYNDLEKTRHSVKPGITGLAQVNGRNTISWKEKFKYDVDYVENISFSLDVKIFLKTISKVLSSKDISIQPVKKLKDEKNESF, encoded by the coding sequence ATGTATAAAAATATTTTTAAAAGGGTTTTAGATTTATTACTAACGGTTATTGGTTTTACAATTTTATTTCCTGTTTTTTTAGGATTAGTTTTATTTCTTGCTATTGCTAATAGTGGAAAACCTTTTTTCTTTCAAGTTCGTCCTGGTAAAGATGAGAAGTTGTTTAAAATTATAAAGTTCAAAACAATGAACGATAAAAAAGATATTAATGGGAACTTATTACCCGATTCGGAAAGATTAACAAAGGTTGGAAATTTTGTTCGTAAAACATCATTAGATGAAATTCCTCAACTATTAAATGTTTTAAAAGGAGATATGAGTTTAATTGGACCAAGACCATTGTTGGTATCTTATTTGGAATTGTATAACGATTTAGAGAAAACAAGACATTCTGTAAAACCTGGTATTACTGGGTTAGCACAAGTAAATGGGAGAAACACAATTTCTTGGAAAGAAAAATTTAAATATGATGTGGATTATGTAGAGAATATTTCTTTTTCTTTAGATGTTAAAATTTTTCTTAAAACAATATCAAAAGTACTATCATCAAAAGATATAAGTATTCAGCCAGTGAAAAAATTAAAAGATGAAAAAAATGAAAGTTTTTAG
- a CDS encoding phenylacetate--CoA ligase family protein, giving the protein MFSKYDESSYQEQCRRLNKVLKYSAKKIPFYNGINHNSLQNYPVVTKDVIRQQQENFISPDYDISKLTQYHTSGSTGTPFFVYYSPYKVLCNHVSLIYHYRELGYNIGDKMFYFRAWNDLNNMSFFTRLKKNMVMQNCSATKSNMDFFFKNLDTSNNYLLGYVSSFVAYSQKLKDKKVEGVNAIITGSEHLSDSDRNYISKAFSAPVYSRYSNEENGIISQQIIEDSSKFRINWPDIWLEILKIDSDEPVLPGEQGRVVITDLCNLAMPIIRYDTGDLSSYDKIDKYKNSLLWMNNIDGRLVDSLYDTSGEILNSFHIVNLFWNTQDYLDTFQFIQEEQKKYLLKYVSDIEIDEILFSEIIKNLIGKDADLQFEKVDKIPLLRSGKRRYVMNNYKKI; this is encoded by the coding sequence ATGTTTTCTAAATATGATGAGTCTTCATATCAGGAGCAATGTAGAAGATTGAATAAGGTGTTAAAATATAGTGCTAAAAAAATCCCCTTTTACAATGGGATTAATCATAATTCTTTACAAAATTATCCTGTAGTTACTAAAGATGTTATTAGGCAACAGCAAGAAAATTTTATTAGTCCTGATTATGATATATCCAAATTAACTCAATATCATACGAGTGGTTCAACAGGAACACCTTTTTTTGTGTATTATAGTCCTTATAAAGTTTTGTGTAACCATGTATCACTTATTTACCATTATAGGGAGTTAGGCTACAATATTGGAGATAAAATGTTTTATTTTCGAGCATGGAATGATTTAAATAATATGTCTTTTTTTACAAGGTTAAAAAAGAATATGGTAATGCAAAACTGTAGTGCTACCAAATCAAATATGGATTTTTTTTTTAAGAACCTAGATACTTCTAATAACTATTTATTAGGTTATGTATCTTCTTTTGTTGCTTACAGCCAAAAGTTAAAAGATAAAAAGGTTGAAGGAGTTAATGCTATCATAACAGGTAGCGAACATCTTTCAGATTCTGACAGGAATTATATTTCTAAAGCTTTTTCAGCACCTGTATATTCTCGTTATTCAAACGAGGAAAATGGAATTATTTCTCAGCAAATTATTGAAGATTCGTCAAAATTTAGAATAAATTGGCCTGATATTTGGCTTGAGATATTAAAAATTGATAGTGATGAACCTGTATTACCTGGTGAACAGGGACGTGTGGTAATTACTGATTTATGTAATTTAGCAATGCCAATTATTCGTTATGATACAGGAGATTTGTCATCGTATGATAAAATTGATAAATATAAAAATTCATTACTATGGATGAATAATATTGACGGTCGTTTGGTAGATAGTCTTTATGATACATCAGGTGAAATATTAAATTCATTTCATATCGTAAACTTATTTTGGAATACACAAGATTATTTGGATACTTTTCAGTTTATTCAAGAAGAGCAGAAAAAATACCTTTTAAAATATGTTTCAGATATAGAAATTGATGAAATATTGTTTTCTGAAATAATCAAGAATTTGATAGGAAAAGATGCAGATTTACAATTTGAAAAAGTTGATAAAATACCTTTACTTCGTTCTGGTAAAAGAAGGTATGTAATGAATAATTATAAAAAGATATAA